The following proteins are co-located in the Methanomassiliicoccales archaeon genome:
- a CDS encoding thiazole biosynthesis protein gives MPLDEVIVTRKIVERFSNEFLNSLDVDVVITGAGPASLTAARYLANAGKKVVIFERRLSPGGGMWGGGMTFPVMVVQEESKHLLEEIGVKLSGGEDGYYTADSVEASAKMIAAAIDAGARLFNTISVEDVIIREGKVNGVVINWSAIQIAGLHVDPLSIRAEYLIDATGHDCEVVHVVQRKVGRLNTPSGKIEGEKSMWAEVAEKLTVENTVEVYPHLYVAGMACNAVMGAPRMGPIFGGMLLSGKKVAELILERL, from the coding sequence TTGCCTTTAGATGAGGTTATTGTCACTAGGAAGATCGTGGAACGCTTCTCAAATGAATTCTTGAACAGCCTGGATGTTGACGTGGTCATTACCGGGGCAGGTCCCGCCTCTCTCACCGCGGCGAGGTACCTCGCCAACGCCGGGAAGAAAGTGGTCATCTTTGAAAGACGGCTCTCCCCGGGTGGTGGTATGTGGGGAGGAGGTATGACATTCCCGGTCATGGTGGTGCAGGAGGAGTCCAAACACCTGCTGGAAGAGATCGGGGTCAAGTTGAGCGGTGGCGAGGATGGATACTACACAGCGGATTCTGTGGAAGCCTCCGCCAAGATGATCGCGGCCGCCATCGATGCCGGCGCCAGGTTATTCAACACGATCTCTGTGGAGGACGTCATAATCCGAGAGGGAAAGGTGAATGGCGTGGTCATAAACTGGAGCGCAATTCAGATCGCTGGACTGCATGTCGACCCTCTCTCGATCAGGGCCGAGTACCTGATAGATGCCACCGGCCACGACTGCGAGGTCGTCCATGTGGTGCAGAGGAAAGTGGGAAGGCTGAACACCCCCTCTGGTAAGATCGAGGGTGAGAAGAGCATGTGGGCGGAGGTGGCCGAGAAGCTCACCGTGGAGAATACGGTTGAGGTCTACCCCCATCTATACGTGGCAGGCATGGCCTGCAACGCGGTCATGGGAGCCCCGCGAATGGGGCCGATCTTCGGGGGTATGCTACTCTCAGGCAAGAAGGTGGCAGAGCTGATATTGGAAAGGCTCTAG
- a CDS encoding transcriptional regulator produces the protein MKIPCELIVWYVLPSIRRELARELVENHSLTQAEVARRFGVTDAAISQYLKSKRGTNKEMENSGKYPEFKVEVERAAVRMLNGSDIVTETCNICKMVKKSGMLCRIYEIQAGEKAPACVWCEPD, from the coding sequence ATGAAGATCCCCTGTGAGCTAATCGTTTGGTATGTTCTACCCTCGATCAGGAGGGAGCTGGCCAGGGAACTTGTTGAAAATCACAGCCTCACACAGGCCGAGGTCGCCAGGCGATTCGGGGTGACAGATGCGGCAATTTCTCAATACCTCAAGTCCAAGAGGGGAACAAATAAAGAGATGGAGAACAGCGGGAAATACCCAGAGTTCAAGGTCGAGGTAGAAAGGGCCGCCGTCCGGATGTTGAATGGATCCGACATAGTCACCGAGACCTGCAATATTTGTAAAATGGTGAAGAAGAGCGGCATGCTCTGCAGGATCTACGAGATCCAGGCAGGTGAGAAAGCACCCGCATGCGTATGGTGCGAACCAGATTGA
- a CDS encoding DNA-3-methyladenine glycosylase 2 family protein yields MMLPSMNLDLTLGCGQVFRWFRDGEWWSGVIDGQEVYLRADERGIEVRGELSRDRLREYFRAGDDLEIIYAEIAKDSLMRDLTSRFRGLRLIRQDPWECSLSYLLATNANVPRIQKMVDTVCRTFGPRLPGGRYAFPTPSNILDKEEQTLKCGLGYRCGRMVEFAHRVEEGHLDFEALVGMSYTECISYLKGFEGIGDKVADCIALFSLDHLEAFPVDVRIRRVMDSVYGITGSYRAVRERGQEYFGRYAGYAQELLYHWDGLRGT; encoded by the coding sequence ATGATGCTCCCTTCGATGAACCTCGATCTGACGCTTGGGTGCGGACAGGTCTTCCGGTGGTTCAGGGATGGCGAATGGTGGTCAGGTGTGATAGATGGGCAAGAGGTCTATCTCAGGGCCGATGAGCGAGGTATTGAGGTTCGGGGAGAGCTCTCCAGAGATCGTCTAAGAGAATACTTCAGAGCAGGGGATGATCTAGAAATCATTTACGCCGAGATCGCCAAGGACAGCCTCATGAGGGATCTGACATCCAGGTTCAGGGGCTTGAGATTGATTAGACAGGACCCTTGGGAATGCTCGCTATCCTACCTCCTGGCCACGAACGCCAACGTACCGAGGATTCAGAAGATGGTGGATACGGTTTGCAGGACCTTCGGACCCCGCCTTCCGGGGGGGAGGTACGCCTTTCCCACGCCTTCCAATATACTTGACAAGGAGGAGCAGACGTTGAAGTGTGGCTTGGGTTACAGATGTGGAAGAATGGTGGAGTTCGCACACAGGGTGGAAGAAGGGCATCTTGATTTCGAGGCCCTGGTGGGGATGAGCTACACCGAGTGCATTTCGTACCTGAAGGGTTTCGAAGGGATCGGTGACAAGGTGGCCGATTGCATAGCTCTGTTCAGCCTCGATCACCTGGAAGCTTTTCCGGTCGATGTGAGAATCAGAAGAGTGATGGACAGCGTCTACGGCATTACCGGCAGCTACAGGGCGGTGAGAGAGCGCGGACAGGAGTATTTCGGTAGGTACGCTGGTTACGCACAAGAATTGCTCTATCACTGGGATGGTTTGAGGGGCACTTGA